The Treponema sp. OMZ 790 genome includes the window CGTTTTAAAAAATGCTGAAGTTTTAATCTTAGCTGAAAGAAATAGAATTTCGGGAAGTCTGCATAATTCAATAGGTCACACATTGAGCGCAAGTATTTTGCAGGTAAACGCATTAAAATATATTTCTAATCAAGAAGAAGTAAAGGAAAGTTTAAATGTTTTACAAACTTCTTTAGAAAACGGTATGACCGAGATAAGAGAATGCCTTCATAATATGCATAATGATTCTTTTAATTTACAGACGGGATTGGAAGAAATTGCCGAAAAAACAAAAACACCTAAAATAAAATTGACATATAAAGCAGATGTAATTCCTTATGAACTAAAATACGACATTCTATCGATTGTAAAGGAGAGCCTTTCAAATACAATTAAGCACAGCGGTGCAACCGAATTGAATATCAACATATTGGAACATATCGGTTTTTACTCTCTTATAATAAAAGATAATGGATGCGGATCTCAGGGAAAACAAATCAAAGATCTAAACCATGGAATAGGTTTAAAAGTGATAGCGGACCTTGTAGAAAAACATAAGGGCAAAATTAATTTTTATTCCGACAACGGATTTAAAACCCATATCATATTTCCAAAAATAAAGGATGCACAAAATGAAAATAATAATAGTTGATGATGATTACCTTGTAGTTACTTCCCTCAAAACAATATTAAAAGCCAACGGATTCGATATAATTGCAAGCGGTTCAAGCGGAACTGAAGCCGTTACTCTTTTTAATGAATATAAGCCGGATATTATTTTGATGGATATTAGAATGGAAAATATGAACGGCATAGAAGCAAGCCGGCAAATTTTATCCGAACACGAAGATGCAAAAATATTGCTTTTGACAACATTTAATGATGAGGAATATATTACAAAAGCTATTAATTTCGGATGCAAAGGTTATATATTAAAACAGAATATTGATTCGCTTATACCGGCTTTACATGCAGTCGCTGCAGGAAGCATCGTTTTCGATTCGGAAATAATATCGAAAATTCCTCAAACAAAACCGACACGCTCTCAATTTTCTGAAGATTTAAATGATAGGGAAACGGATGTTTTGGAATTGGTTGCAGACGGCCTTAATAACAAGGAAATATCAAATCGGCTTAGTTTAAGTGAAGGGACAGTCCGCAACTATGTTTCTTCTATACTTGAAAAACTTAATTTGCGGGATCGAACGCAATTAGTAGTTTATTATTATACAAGATAGGAGAACTTTTATTTGAAAAAACGAAAAACTAAAAGTCAAAAATTTTTAGCTTGGTACACGAGGGTCGTTCAAGAGCAAAAAAAAGGGCTCTATGATTTTAATCAAAAAATATATGTTACCATTTTATCTTTTGCAAATAATGATCTTTTAACTACAGCTGCAGCAGGAGCATATAATTTTTTGATGTCTGCTCTTCCTATCTTTATTTTAACTTTAACCGTTTTACTTCGAGTGCTAAAACAAAGCCCGCAGCAGGTAAAAGAAGCTATCAAGGCTCTTTCAATTTTTCAAAATACCATTGACCTTGACCGATTTTTTTCTTTTCTTTTAAGTATAAACAGTTTTTCTTTTTTTGATTTTATAGTATTTATCTTTGTTTTGTGGATGGCCAGACGGTTTTTTGCAACTATCCAACATTCCATCAGAAAAGTGTACCGCAAAAAAGTAAAAATAACACCTTTGAAAACTAGTTTAATTGTCATTTTGGGTGAAATCATTGTAGTAATCTTTCTTGTTTTTTTGTTTATATTTTTGATAACGGGTTCCGCCGTATTTAGAAGCGATTTTGTTCAGCCTGTCTTTTCTGCAAATCTCTTAAGCCTTTTAAGGAATTTGTTTAGATTTGTTCCAGTCATTTTTATGCAGCTATTTGTTTGTTTGATATATTATTTTATGCCGCCCATAAAACCGCCTTTTAAAACCGCTTTCGGTTCATCCGCAGCTTGTACCATATCTTATTATCTTATAAAAATATTTTTTACTTTTTTTAGGTCAACTGCTAAATTTACTTTTGTATACGGCCTTTTTACAAATGTAATATTGGTTTTGATGCAAGTATGGTTTTTCTTTTTCTTCTTTGTATTTTTTGCACAATTTATGTATGTAAATCAATTCTTTAACAGTTTCATAATTTCGCAGCTTTACAGGCTTCCAAAAGAAGATGCTCCGGGATTTTTTAATCAGTTTTTAAGACATCTTTTTATAGAACCGCCTAAAGAATACAGAAAAAAAGCTATTTTCATAAAAGAAGGCACCTTCATTTTTAACTATGATGATAAATCAACTGAAATTTACTACATAATCGAAGGCTCTGTAAGAGTCATAACGTCAAACAAAATTTTAGATTTGGGAAAGGGCGATTTATTCGGAGAATTTGCCTGTCTTCTAAACGGAAGAAGAACAGGCACTGCGGTTGCAAAAACCGATTGTCTTTTGGCTGTAGTTCCTAAAAAACAATTTTTGGAAACTATTTCTATTGACGGAAATGTTTCTCGGCAGGCGTTAAAAATTTTAGCTGAATCTTTGATAGATACCAATTAAAATTTTATAAAAAACGCTTTAGAAATAATCTAAAGCGTTTTTTCCCTTATCTCTTTTTATTAAGCATTGTTAAAGTATAGTTTCCTAAAAAGCCGCCCACGACAAGACAAATTAAGAATATCCATCCTGAAAGTGAGAAGTTCGCAATTGGCGTATACAAAGCACCGACATTACATCCATTCGCTAACCTTGTTCCAAAACCCATTGCAAAACCTCCAATTGCAAAAATAAACACATCTTTTAACTTGATTTTTAATTCAGACTTAAAATTTTCTGTAAAACTTCCTGCAAGAAGAAGACATATCATAGTTCCTATAATAATTCCTATATTTTGTACATAAGACGGATTCTCAAAGAAAGGCATTGTGTAAGGCCCGGGCTTACCTCCGGTAAAGGCAACAATGGAATCAACACTCATTCCAAAAAATTTTAACACTCTTCCGAACCAAAACCCGAAAGGAGCTGAAGCACCCCAGCCTGTCTTTGTAACCCCCATTAAAAGTGTAAACAAAACAGAAAGTAAAACGGCGCCTATAGTTAAAGACCAAGGTTCGACAAAGACTTTTGTGTAAGTTACTTCACTAAAGAATTTATAATTATGAGTATCAAGTTCTTTTACGGCCTCCTGATCTTTTTCGGATCCGACTCCTGAATATTGATTATTCTTTTTTCTTTTGCTTTCATACATATATGAAATTACGACAACAATACCTGCAAACAAAGCTGTTAAAATAATTGCACCTAAATAACCGCCCTTGCCTTCCGAAGCAAACAAGTCAGGCAGAAAAACGCCTCGGCCTGTTCCGCTTTTAAACCAAGAATCTTTAACCCAAGACTGTCTAGCTTGAAAAGGAAAGCCCACAAAAACACCTATTCCGAAAAATAAAAGGGTAATAAAGGCTCTTGGCAAACCTGTAACCAAGTCTGTAAGAGTTCCTGTTGCACAGCAAGATGAATAACTCATACCGAAGCCGAAGAGGATACCGCCTAAGATTAAGCCTAAATTAATAGGGTTAATCCAAAGGTTATAAGTCTTAACATCTCCAAACATAAGAAAGGCTGAAGTGAGAATTGCAGAAATTACAAACATAAACATCAAAGATCTCATAAGTTTGGTAGAGCCTGTTCGATATGCTCTATTGATACTTCCTGCGAACCCGAAGTATGAACGGGTCAAAACATAGCCCAAAGCCATTCCCATTACCCACTTAAAAAACAACATATCCGTCTTTAATAAAACGGATCCCAAAACAATGCTTAAAACAAGCACTGCAAAACCGATAATGTTTTCGATTCTTTTCATATCAACTCCTGATAAATTATTCTTTATATTTTCGGCGAGTACCGAATTTATAAAATAGAAAACCTAATAGCGTCCAAGCTATCAAAAAAAACATCGACCCTTTTGTCAGTTGCGCCGGAGAGCCCGGAATTAAAAGAAGGCCTATAAATATCAAACCTATAAGGCTTGAAAAACTACTCATCATTTTTTCAAATAAGTTTTCACCTTTTCGAATTCCTATTATACCCACATAGGTATAAGCCAGAGCTGCCAATACAGAGGCCATATCCACAATCAAAATAATTACCTCTCTTCCTATCCAGGGTCCTATTAAACTTATACCCGCGACAAACAAAATTGCATTCGGATATAAATTCTTATCGTTTTTTTTGCCTAAAAAGGCCGGAGAAAGTTTTTCATTGGATAAGGCGCCAAGTAATTTACTGCTGCTTATCATAAAGCCGTTTATACCTCCGGTAACAGCCGCAAATATTGCAATGAGTAAAAAGAGAAACCCCGCAGAGCCGGTCTTACCGGTTACGGATGAGGCAACAGCCCACTCAACCTTTGCAGCTTCTTCAGGGCCATAACTCAAAGCTCCTATCATATTTAAAAGGCTATATAACAGAATTCCGAAAATTATGGAAATAATCGTAGGCAAATGTGTCTTAGATGGGGCAAAGTCCAAATCACACGACACTTGCGGTACTACATCAAAACCCACAAACAAAAACGGAATTATAGCTATTACCGAAGCGGTCTTTGCCAACGATATTTTATCATAGCCCAAGTAATTATCGGAAAAAACTTTTAAATCGCTTTTCCCCATAATTATAAAAAATAATACTATAACAATCAACACAAGAGCAGAGCTCATAATATTCTGTATCTTTGCACTTAAAGAAAGCCCTCTTAGATTGATTATAGTAAAAACAATAATCGGAGCCGAGGCTATAAGAATATCGGCAAGATAAACACTTGTCGGCCCGAAATCATAAATATAGCCCCATAACATCAATTCCCCGAAGATTTTACGCAATATAAGCACATAGGCTGTTGCATTTAAAGGAATCATACTCAAATAGCAAAGGCTCAATGACCACCCCACAACAAACCCATGCACCTTTCCCATATTTGCCAAGGTATAAGAAAATTCGCCGCCTTCGCCCACATGATTATGCAGCATAATCTGATAGGCTTTTTGTATAACAATGATAAAAAGCCCGCCTATCATTAGCCCGAGAACGGTATTTACGACCCCTGAATTAGGTAAAAAAAGAGTTCCCGGCAAAATAAAAGAACCCCACCCGATAATAGAACCTATTACAAGATTTAAAACATCGAATTTCGATAAGCCCTTTACCTTTGCCGGTATTGTTTTATTTTCCAAATACCTTTCCTATTTAAAATTATATTTAGTCACTATAGGCTTTCTATTTTGACTAACATCATTAAAATATTCATAAACACTTATACCTAAAAACGAGCCCATAATATTTATTATATTTTTATACCCCTTACCCTTTAAAGCACAAAGAGCATTATAGCTTCTTTGACTGGATCGGCAGTGTACATATACAGGTTTGTCTTTAGGAATCTCATTCATTCTCTCACGCAATTGGCTCAATGGAATATTTACGGCATTTACAATATGCCCTGCTTCAAATTCCTTAGGTTCGCGCACATCAACAATAAAAGCATTTGACTCGACAAGCTCTCTTACCATTGTAACGGGCACCTGTTTATATACACCGTTTAAAATATTTAAGCCTACAAGAGCCGCATGGTTTACAATATCTTTTGCAGTACCGAACATAGGTGAATAACAAAGCTCCAATTCTTTTAAATCTTCCAAGGTACCGCCCAGCATAATAAACGAAGCTATAACATCTATACGTTTATCTACATTTCCTTTACCGATAGCTTGTGCACCTAAAATTTTACCTGAAGGTTTAGCGAAAATCAGCTTAAAAAAGAGCGGATTTGCATCGGGCATAAGACCGACCTTGTCTCCCGGAATAACATAAGAACAATCATAGCTAATTCCCTGTACCTGACACTCTCTTTCATTAAGGCCTGTACATGCTGCATTATAATCAAAACATTGAATAACGGCAGAACCGATAACTCCGGTATTTCTATGCGGAATACCGTACATATCATCTGCAGCAGCCCTAGCCTGCCTTTGAGCAGGCCCGGCAAGCGTAAGCCTTGTCTTTTTATTTGTTATAAAATGGTTTACTTCAATAGCATCTCCTACAGCATAAATATCCTCTATGTTGGTACGGTAATTATGGTCAACCAAAATAGCCCCTGAATCTCCG containing:
- a CDS encoding sensor histidine kinase produces the protein MLLFLENILIVLFSSLFLFITTGSFIAIPYFIIFFSIGLWGEMMHNNVKPFIFIVFVIFTAVFDKNLAFFTPVFMAVTWENKESDEKHIFIIFKFFILFCLFFNFNLIFFLFSIIIFFYSVVKNDYILKSMEVTRLKDKLTENRINSEKRERILQNDVLKNAEVLILAERNRISGSLHNSIGHTLSASILQVNALKYISNQEEVKESLNVLQTSLENGMTEIRECLHNMHNDSFNLQTGLEEIAEKTKTPKIKLTYKADVIPYELKYDILSIVKESLSNTIKHSGATELNINILEHIGFYSLIIKDNGCGSQGKQIKDLNHGIGLKVIADLVEKHKGKINFYSDNGFKTHIIFPKIKDAQNENNNS
- a CDS encoding response regulator transcription factor; translated protein: MKIIIVDDDYLVVTSLKTILKANGFDIIASGSSGTEAVTLFNEYKPDIILMDIRMENMNGIEASRQILSEHEDAKILLLTTFNDEEYITKAINFGCKGYILKQNIDSLIPALHAVAAGSIVFDSEIISKIPQTKPTRSQFSEDLNDRETDVLELVADGLNNKEISNRLSLSEGTVRNYVSSILEKLNLRDRTQLVVYYYTR
- a CDS encoding YhjD/YihY/BrkB family envelope integrity protein is translated as MKKRKTKSQKFLAWYTRVVQEQKKGLYDFNQKIYVTILSFANNDLLTTAAAGAYNFLMSALPIFILTLTVLLRVLKQSPQQVKEAIKALSIFQNTIDLDRFFSFLLSINSFSFFDFIVFIFVLWMARRFFATIQHSIRKVYRKKVKITPLKTSLIVILGEIIVVIFLVFLFIFLITGSAVFRSDFVQPVFSANLLSLLRNLFRFVPVIFMQLFVCLIYYFMPPIKPPFKTAFGSSAACTISYYLIKIFFTFFRSTAKFTFVYGLFTNVILVLMQVWFFFFFFVFFAQFMYVNQFFNSFIISQLYRLPKEDAPGFFNQFLRHLFIEPPKEYRKKAIFIKEGTFIFNYDDKSTEIYYIIEGSVRVITSNKILDLGKGDLFGEFACLLNGRRTGTAVAKTDCLLAVVPKKQFLETISIDGNVSRQALKILAESLIDTN
- a CDS encoding YeeE/YedE family protein, whose amino-acid sequence is MKRIENIIGFAVLVLSIVLGSVLLKTDMLFFKWVMGMALGYVLTRSYFGFAGSINRAYRTGSTKLMRSLMFMFVISAILTSAFLMFGDVKTYNLWINPINLGLILGGILFGFGMSYSSCCATGTLTDLVTGLPRAFITLLFFGIGVFVGFPFQARQSWVKDSWFKSGTGRGVFLPDLFASEGKGGYLGAIILTALFAGIVVVISYMYESKRKKNNQYSGVGSEKDQEAVKELDTHNYKFFSEVTYTKVFVEPWSLTIGAVLLSVLFTLLMGVTKTGWGASAPFGFWFGRVLKFFGMSVDSIVAFTGGKPGPYTMPFFENPSYVQNIGIIIGTMICLLLAGSFTENFKSELKIKLKDVFIFAIGGFAMGFGTRLANGCNVGALYTPIANFSLSGWIFLICLVVGGFLGNYTLTMLNKKR
- a CDS encoding APC family permease, coding for MENKTIPAKVKGLSKFDVLNLVIGSIIGWGSFILPGTLFLPNSGVVNTVLGLMIGGLFIIVIQKAYQIMLHNHVGEGGEFSYTLANMGKVHGFVVGWSLSLCYLSMIPLNATAYVLILRKIFGELMLWGYIYDFGPTSVYLADILIASAPIIVFTIINLRGLSLSAKIQNIMSSALVLIVIVLFFIIMGKSDLKVFSDNYLGYDKISLAKTASVIAIIPFLFVGFDVVPQVSCDLDFAPSKTHLPTIISIIFGILLYSLLNMIGALSYGPEEAAKVEWAVASSVTGKTGSAGFLFLLIAIFAAVTGGINGFMISSSKLLGALSNEKLSPAFLGKKNDKNLYPNAILFVAGISLIGPWIGREVIILIVDMASVLAALAYTYVGIIGIRKGENLFEKMMSSFSSLIGLIFIGLLLIPGSPAQLTKGSMFFLIAWTLLGFLFYKFGTRRKYKE
- a CDS encoding FAD-dependent oxidoreductase, which encodes MAKKFVIVGGVAGGASVAARVRRLDENAEVIMFEKGPNVSFSNCALPFFLSRIVPESENLVLMTPEKFKKQYNISAKTFHEVLSIDPSKKTVKVKDLNAGKEFEESYDVLVLSPGAAPVVPRSITGYDKPHVFTVRNVADIKKLDDYVASHNVKDVAVIGAGFIGIEVAENFKLAGKNVSLVEKLPQVMAPFDYDMAQILHKEIHDKGVNLVLGDGIKEIGDSFIVLESGKKLDAGVVVMSLGVRPEVALAQSAGVKLGDSGAILVDHNYRTNIEDIYAVGDAIEVNHFITNKKTRLTLAGPAQRQARAAADDMYGIPHRNTGVIGSAVIQCFDYNAACTGLNERECQVQGISYDCSYVIPGDKVGLMPDANPLFFKLIFAKPSGKILGAQAIGKGNVDKRIDVIASFIMLGGTLEDLKELELCYSPMFGTAKDIVNHAALVGLNILNGVYKQVPVTMVRELVESNAFIVDVREPKEFEAGHIVNAVNIPLSQLRERMNEIPKDKPVYVHCRSSQRSYNALCALKGKGYKNIINIMGSFLGISVYEYFNDVSQNRKPIVTKYNFK